One Thermosipho atlanticus DSM 15807 DNA window includes the following coding sequences:
- the hslO gene encoding Hsp33 family molecular chaperone HslO: protein MLKHGIAYNALVRFSVIDSTQLVAFAQKKHELSPLPAVALGRLLTGVSLMIPWLSEKERLTYIIEGRGALKSIVAQAKHNGNIRGYISPTILDYQLNKEGKFDLKSAIGGGTLKVVRDLGLKHPYVTPIPLISGEIAEDLAYYFTVSEQIPSAIALGVLIDKNGIKKAGGIIIQILDKSLDKKIIEKIEKKFKEITPISDFLSNHSPLDVITYIFGDAIEQILEKEVKFKCDCSKEIAYESLKVLTKEDLNFLLNKEKTEVVCKWCNTKYYFTKKEIEKIKLEKLGD, encoded by the coding sequence ATGTTAAAACACGGTATAGCTTATAACGCATTAGTTAGATTTTCTGTAATTGATAGTACACAATTAGTTGCTTTTGCACAAAAAAAACATGAATTATCTCCTTTACCAGCAGTTGCATTGGGACGCCTTTTAACTGGAGTTTCATTGATGATTCCATGGTTATCTGAAAAAGAAAGATTAACTTACATTATCGAAGGTCGTGGTGCACTCAAAAGCATTGTTGCTCAAGCTAAACATAATGGAAATATAAGAGGTTATATATCACCAACTATCTTAGATTACCAGTTGAATAAAGAAGGAAAATTTGATTTAAAATCGGCAATTGGAGGAGGAACTTTAAAAGTTGTTAGAGATTTAGGATTAAAACATCCTTACGTCACTCCTATTCCTTTAATTAGCGGAGAAATTGCGGAAGATTTAGCATACTATTTTACTGTTTCTGAACAAATTCCGTCTGCCATTGCACTAGGTGTCTTAATAGACAAAAATGGTATCAAAAAGGCAGGCGGAATTATTATCCAAATTCTCGACAAAAGTCTTGATAAAAAAATCATTGAAAAAATTGAAAAAAAGTTTAAAGAAATTACACCTATAAGTGATTTTCTATCAAATCACAGCCCTCTTGATGTAATAACTTATATTTTCGGAGACGCAATTGAACAAATACTTGAAAAAGAGGTAAAATTTAAATGTGATTGTTCAAAAGAAATAGCATACGAATCACTTAAAGTCTTGACTAAGGAAGATTTAAATTTTCTTTTAAATAAAGAAAAAACGGAAGTCGTCTGTAAATGGTGTAATACAAAATATTATTTCACAAAAAAAGAAATTGAAAAAATTAAACTTGAAAAGCTGGGGGATTAG
- a CDS encoding Glu/Leu/Phe/Val family dehydrogenase: protein MEISKMGNLKAPGPLYEMAQHQFLKAAKLMDLDPNIGNFLLWPQKSLTVHFPVVMDDGRVEIFEGYRVQHNTARGPAKGGIRYHPETNLDEVSSLAFWMTWKCAVVNLPYGGGKGGVRVDPSKLSEKELEKLSRRFFSEIQMMVGPTKDIPAPDVNTNAKIMAWYMDTFSMNVGQTTLGVVTGKPLDLGGSEGRPEATGRGVAITASEACNVSGIDISKATVAIQGFGNVGSFSAKILSEEYGAKIVAVSDVSGGLYNPEGFDIDDLIAYRDQNGGIIKGYPKGTPITNEELLTMNVDILVPAALENAITEKIANDVKAKIIVEGANGPTTEEAEKILIEKDILVVPDILANAGGVTVSYFEWVQDLQSHFWEIEDIRRKLTKIMKRSFGEVFATKQKYNTDMRTAAYIVAIGRVAEAVKKRGYFPM from the coding sequence ATGGAGATCAGCAAAATGGGAAATCTTAAAGCTCCTGGTCCACTTTATGAAATGGCTCAGCACCAATTTTTAAAAGCTGCTAAACTCATGGATTTAGATCCAAACATAGGTAACTTTCTACTTTGGCCCCAAAAATCACTTACAGTTCATTTTCCGGTAGTAATGGACGATGGCAGAGTTGAAATTTTTGAAGGATATAGAGTTCAACATAACACTGCAAGAGGACCAGCAAAGGGTGGTATAAGATATCATCCAGAAACAAACTTAGATGAAGTTTCTTCACTCGCATTCTGGATGACATGGAAATGTGCTGTGGTTAATCTTCCATATGGTGGAGGAAAAGGCGGAGTAAGAGTTGATCCATCCAAGTTATCAGAAAAAGAACTAGAAAAACTTAGCAGAAGATTTTTCTCAGAAATTCAAATGATGGTTGGACCAACAAAAGATATTCCCGCTCCAGATGTAAACACCAATGCAAAAATCATGGCATGGTACATGGATACTTTTAGCATGAACGTAGGTCAAACAACATTAGGTGTAGTAACCGGGAAACCTCTTGATCTTGGTGGTTCTGAAGGAAGACCTGAAGCAACAGGACGCGGCGTCGCAATCACTGCTTCAGAAGCTTGTAACGTAAGTGGTATTGATATTTCTAAAGCGACAGTTGCCATTCAAGGTTTTGGTAATGTTGGTTCTTTCTCTGCAAAGATTTTATCCGAAGAATATGGTGCAAAAATTGTTGCAGTAAGTGATGTATCTGGTGGCCTTTATAACCCCGAAGGTTTTGATATAGACGATTTGATCGCCTACAGAGATCAAAACGGTGGAATCATTAAAGGATATCCAAAAGGTACTCCAATCACTAATGAAGAACTCTTGACAATGAATGTAGATATCCTTGTCCCCGCTGCACTTGAAAATGCAATTACTGAAAAAATTGCAAATGACGTCAAAGCAAAGATTATTGTTGAAGGTGCAAATGGCCCTACTACTGAAGAAGCTGAAAAAATTCTCATTGAAAAAGATATACTCGTTGTTCCTGATATACTTGCAAACGCTGGTGGTGTCACAGTATCTTACTTTGAATGGGTCCAAGATTTACAAAGTCACTTCTGGGAAATTGAAGATATTAGAAGAAAGTTAACAAAAATCATGAAAAGATCTTTTGGAGAAGTATTTGCAACAAAACAAAAGTACAATACCGATATGAGAACAGCTGCTTACATAGTTGCAATTGGAAGAGTAGCAGAAGCTGTCAAAAAAAGAGGATATTTCCCAATGTAA
- a CDS encoding mannose-1-phosphate guanylyltransferase, whose amino-acid sequence MNCVLIMAGGKGERFWPYSTDEKPKQFINLFGNKTMIQQTIGRLEGIVPFENIFVVTGERYLKLVKEQLPNISEENIIIEPVGRNTAPCIGLSAFYIKRKFGDVNLAVLPADHLIQDTQNFKKALLNAFEFINNNKSAIVTLGIKPDRPETGYGYIKFIDSENVVLNETVLKVDKFVEKPSKNMAEKYLKEGTYLWNAGIFVWKISTIINNIKKFLPHTFDILDGLFTFSEEEYNLKLREFYPKVDNISIDYGVMEHAENIYVIPSEFGWDDVGSWTAVERHSDKDESGNVKGEHIFYFNSKGNIVKSKKKTILNDVEDLVIIETDEYLIVSKKQSIQKIKDIKKKMLNNE is encoded by the coding sequence ATGAACTGTGTTCTTATTATGGCAGGTGGTAAGGGAGAAAGATTTTGGCCATATTCCACAGATGAGAAACCAAAACAATTTATCAATCTTTTTGGAAATAAAACAATGATTCAACAAACTATTGGAAGATTAGAAGGGATCGTACCATTTGAAAATATTTTTGTTGTTACAGGTGAAAGATATTTAAAGCTTGTAAAAGAACAGTTGCCAAATATTTCCGAAGAAAATATTATTATAGAACCAGTAGGTAGAAACACAGCTCCTTGTATTGGACTTTCAGCATTTTATATAAAAAGAAAATTTGGAGATGTAAATTTAGCTGTTTTACCTGCAGACCATCTTATACAAGACACTCAAAACTTTAAAAAAGCACTTTTAAATGCTTTTGAATTTATTAATAATAATAAAAGTGCAATTGTAACATTAGGTATAAAACCAGATAGACCTGAAACGGGATATGGTTATATAAAATTTATTGATAGTGAAAATGTTGTTTTAAATGAAACAGTTTTAAAAGTTGACAAGTTTGTAGAAAAACCTAGTAAAAATATGGCTGAAAAATATTTAAAGGAAGGTACGTATCTTTGGAACGCTGGGATTTTTGTATGGAAAATAAGTACGATTATAAACAATATTAAAAAGTTTCTACCTCATACATTTGATATTCTCGATGGTTTATTTACTTTTTCCGAAGAAGAATATAATCTTAAACTGAGAGAATTTTATCCAAAGGTTGATAATATTTCCATAGATTATGGCGTTATGGAGCATGCCGAAAATATATATGTTATTCCTTCCGAATTTGGGTGGGATGATGTTGGTAGTTGGACAGCTGTCGAAAGACATAGTGATAAAGATGAAAGCGGGAATGTAAAAGGCGAACATATATTTTATTTTAATTCAAAAGGAAATATAGTAAAAAGTAAGAAAAAAACAATATTAAATGATGTGGAAGATCTCGTGATTATTGAAACAGACGAGTATCTTATTGTTTCAAAAAAACAAAGCATACAAAAAATAAAGGATATAAAGAAGAAAATGTTGAATAATGAATGA
- a CDS encoding formate--tetrahydrofolate ligase: MKSDIDIARKANLKNIEEIAKQIGISDEFLEPFGKYIAKVDTKILKTLENKKDGKLILVTAMTPTPAGEGKTTTSIGLSMALNKIGKKSIVTLREPSLGPVFGIKGGAAGGGYSQVLPMENINLHFTGDIHAVSAAHNLLSAVIDAHIKFGNELGIDPAKIYWKRTMDMNDRALRQIVVGLGGSANGYPREDGFIITAASEIMAILCLAKDITDLKERISNIVVAQSYDKKLIKVKDLKIQGAMAALLRDAIKPNLVQTIENTPAFIHGGPFANIAHGTNSIIATKMALKLADYVVTEAGFAADLGAEKFLDFVAPTAGYDVNVVVIVATIKALKYHGGLKKNELDKENVEAMIKGLENLKTHIENLKKYNVPVVVTLNVFNTDTQKELEEFSKHCETPHALVYAFEKGGEGAIDLANLVLENIVENQYTPLIKNDMSLEEKIKILAKEIYRARDVIYTDTAKSKLRFLKKHGYDTLPVIIAKTQSSISDDPKKINAPKDYDFTIRNFELSAGAGFVVALAGDIMRMPGLSKIPNAVNIDIDEDGNIVGLS; this comes from the coding sequence ATGAAAAGTGACATTGACATTGCAAGAAAAGCTAATTTAAAAAATATTGAAGAAATAGCAAAACAAATAGGTATTAGTGACGAATTTCTAGAACCATTTGGAAAATACATTGCCAAAGTCGACACAAAAATACTTAAAACACTTGAAAACAAAAAAGATGGAAAATTAATACTTGTTACTGCAATGACTCCTACTCCAGCTGGTGAAGGAAAAACTACAACCAGTATAGGACTTTCGATGGCTCTAAATAAAATTGGAAAAAAATCTATAGTTACTTTAAGAGAACCTTCTTTAGGGCCCGTTTTCGGAATCAAAGGTGGAGCTGCTGGTGGAGGGTATTCGCAAGTTCTTCCAATGGAAAACATAAATCTTCATTTTACAGGTGATATTCATGCTGTTTCTGCTGCACACAATCTTCTGTCTGCCGTAATTGATGCCCATATTAAGTTTGGTAACGAACTTGGAATTGACCCAGCAAAGATATACTGGAAAAGAACTATGGATATGAATGATAGAGCATTAAGGCAGATTGTAGTTGGCCTTGGAGGTTCTGCAAACGGTTATCCTAGGGAAGATGGTTTTATTATAACAGCTGCATCTGAAATAATGGCAATTTTGTGTTTAGCAAAGGATATTACAGATCTAAAAGAAAGAATTTCAAATATCGTTGTTGCACAAAGTTATGATAAAAAACTCATTAAGGTTAAAGATTTAAAAATTCAAGGTGCAATGGCAGCACTGTTAAGAGATGCAATTAAACCCAACCTTGTGCAAACCATAGAAAATACTCCAGCTTTTATACATGGAGGTCCGTTTGCCAATATCGCTCACGGGACAAATAGTATCATCGCAACCAAAATGGCCCTAAAACTTGCAGACTATGTTGTTACAGAAGCTGGTTTTGCAGCCGATCTTGGTGCTGAAAAATTCCTTGATTTTGTTGCACCTACAGCGGGATACGATGTAAATGTTGTAGTTATAGTTGCCACTATTAAAGCATTAAAATATCATGGTGGATTAAAGAAAAATGAACTTGATAAAGAAAATGTTGAAGCAATGATAAAAGGATTAGAAAATTTAAAAACCCATATTGAAAATTTGAAAAAATACAACGTCCCTGTTGTTGTAACCCTTAATGTTTTCAATACCGACACTCAAAAAGAACTGGAAGAATTTTCAAAACATTGCGAAACACCCCATGCATTAGTTTACGCTTTTGAAAAAGGTGGCGAAGGTGCGATTGATCTTGCAAACCTTGTATTAGAAAATATTGTAGAGAATCAATATACACCTTTAATTAAAAATGATATGAGCCTTGAAGAAAAAATTAAGATTCTTGCAAAAGAAATTTACCGTGCTAGAGATGTTATTTACACAGATACTGCAAAGAGCAAACTAAGATTTCTAAAGAAACATGGTTATGACACCTTGCCAGTTATAATTGCAAAAACTCAATCCAGTATCTCAGATGATCCCAAGAAAATAAACGCTCCTAAAGACTACGATTTTACAATTAGAAATTTTGAACTTTCCGCTGGAGCAGGATTTGTTGTAGCTTTAGCAGGTGATATAATGAGAATGCCTGGACTTTCAAAAATTCCAAATGCTGTAAATATTGATATTGATGAAGATGGAAATATTGTTGGGTTATCATAA
- the ruvX gene encoding Holliday junction resolvase RuvX yields the protein MIIAIDYGESKCGYAFGEKFIRKSGTVKRSELNNILKNFKEVVLGFPLSMSGNYSTQSYKVLKYAEKLLRKGFKVFLYDERLTTSMAASFGIKEDDTFSARQIFLDYISNPKVAQEFRLLKELEERKIEVPGKVLYYESLPIKNLKGDVCTKNYSLAYLHMKKGNFVFGNPDTIVEKYDLIITQREDKDKVGKYLKSDGQLLVI from the coding sequence TTGATAATTGCAATTGATTATGGAGAAAGCAAATGTGGTTATGCTTTTGGCGAGAAGTTTATTAGAAAAAGTGGTACTGTCAAAAGAAGTGAGTTAAATAATATTTTAAAAAATTTCAAAGAAGTAGTTTTAGGTTTTCCTTTGTCTATGAGTGGAAATTATTCCACTCAAAGTTATAAAGTATTAAAGTATGCCGAAAAGCTTTTAAGAAAAGGTTTTAAAGTTTTCTTATATGATGAAAGGTTAACAACTTCGATGGCGGCATCTTTCGGTATAAAAGAAGATGACACTTTTAGTGCAAGACAAATATTCCTAGATTATATATCTAATCCAAAAGTTGCTCAGGAATTTAGGCTTTTAAAGGAATTAGAAGAAAGAAAGATAGAAGTTCCTGGAAAAGTGTTATACTACGAAAGTTTACCTATTAAAAATTTGAAAGGTGATGTTTGTACCAAAAATTATTCTTTAGCTTATTTACATATGAAAAAAGGCAATTTTGTATTTGGGAATCCCGATACAATTGTAGAAAAATATGATTTAATAATTACTCAAAGAGAGGATAAAGATAAAGTAGGTAAATATTTAAAAAGCGATGGGCAATTGTTAGTGATATAG
- a CDS encoding sensor histidine kinase, giving the protein MSLTSKITYLTTLIVAIVLSIVLITFYFSIRTVAINSIKNDLRESATFLNKHGFGTMERIMRGMFLQNSKRDFYLIYNGEVLSDPYNLGYLDIKMSGLQKIGDRTFYFLKINEKMIVAKDITPIMRFLNDIRMRFFLIYILAVSLTSFLTYIVSKNSMKHLKNFVTELANIKGNDLGFRFIKPNTNDEIDELVEKFNELMDRVEKNYKLQEEFVSNVSHELKTPIANLIGYSEMLRRWGYKDKTILEESVESIRETAYKMKELIENMLLLSKNYQLTTEKIDMRPLTEKIVKLKEKQYNVKISLSGNGTIIANKEALERIISNLLENAILHGKPPYEIKLSENKIEIIDHGPGISKEEQEKIFERFYKSRSSKGHGLGLFLVKQLCNQMNLKISIESKNGYTKFEIREDSHEK; this is encoded by the coding sequence ATGAGTTTAACTTCAAAAATTACTTATCTTACAACTTTAATAGTTGCTATCGTTTTATCAATTGTATTAATAACTTTCTATTTTTCAATTAGAACTGTTGCAATAAATTCAATAAAAAACGATTTGCGAGAATCTGCCACATTTTTAAACAAGCATGGGTTTGGTACCATGGAAAGAATAATGAGGGGAATGTTCCTGCAAAATTCCAAAAGAGATTTTTATCTCATTTATAACGGAGAAGTACTCTCCGATCCATATAATTTAGGATATTTAGATATAAAAATGAGTGGTTTACAAAAAATAGGTGATAGAACATTTTATTTTTTAAAAATAAATGAAAAAATGATAGTAGCTAAAGATATTACTCCAATAATGAGATTTTTAAATGATATTCGTATGCGATTTTTTCTTATATATATCTTGGCTGTTTCTTTAACAAGCTTTTTAACGTATATTGTTTCAAAAAATTCAATGAAACACCTTAAAAATTTTGTTACTGAACTCGCAAATATTAAAGGAAATGATCTTGGATTCAGATTTATTAAACCAAATACAAACGATGAAATAGATGAATTAGTTGAAAAATTCAATGAATTAATGGATAGAGTAGAAAAAAATTACAAACTCCAAGAAGAGTTCGTTTCAAATGTTTCTCATGAATTAAAAACACCTATAGCAAACCTTATTGGATATTCTGAGATGCTTAGGAGATGGGGTTACAAAGACAAAACCATTCTCGAAGAATCGGTAGAATCAATAAGGGAGACTGCATATAAAATGAAGGAACTAATAGAAAATATGTTGCTTTTATCTAAAAACTATCAACTTACAACAGAAAAAATTGACATGCGACCTTTAACAGAAAAAATAGTAAAACTTAAAGAAAAACAATATAATGTTAAAATATCTCTCAGCGGAAATGGGACAATTATTGCCAATAAAGAAGCTTTAGAAAGAATTATATCAAATCTCCTTGAAAATGCTATTCTTCATGGTAAACCACCATATGAGATAAAATTATCGGAAAATAAAATTGAAATAATTGATCACGGTCCTGGAATTAGTAAAGAAGAACAAGAAAAGATATTTGAAAGATTCTACAAATCGAGAAGCTCCAAAGGTCATGGATTAGGTCTCTTTCTTGTTAAACAACTTTGTAATCAGATGAATCTGAAAATCTCAATTGAAAGTAAGAATGGATATACGAAATTTGAAATAAGGGAGGATAGTCATGAAAAGTGA
- the recJ gene encoding single-stranded-DNA-specific exonuclease RecJ: MKWELKQINKELVEKFSKELNVPFLTAQLLINRGFTDLNSANRFIYPKRDHLRSPFLLKDMDKAVNYLLMARDKKYPVFVYGDYDVDGITGAATLVSFLRKFGWNVDYYIPNRLDEGYGIQPNMIEEYAKKGYKVLLSVDCGITSFEAVERARELGMIVIITDHHSVKEKIPNAHAVVDPKRHDDPYPFKDFAGVGVAYKLINAIAEKLDIPREETDALLDLVALGTIADMVDLVDENRYIVKEGLKKLNDTKRVGLVQLMKKLNITNISSQDIGYRVAPKLNAAGRLYSAEDAFKLIMTESISSAEQLAEILMGYNFTRQEIENKIFEEAIEKIETSNLKDLPLLVVYSKNWHAGVLGIVATKLVQRYNKPSLVITIEDGVGRGSGRSVDGVNILEVLSEFSEFFEEFGGHPMAVGFSIAESKIEDFIDAISNRFNETFFKSDTKIEIDAILGIDEIDEEILNALSFLEPYGHGNPEPVFMIKNSVVDKIRFFGSSGTNVRMSLRGKNRIIEGIGFGLRKSYNEIPAIQTFLTSLDVAANIRQNGVGPILNVIDFKVSSSSDEEYKDKYFIYSFTNNWKNQHSSDFEHYSTSDELAQRYEKIEKYLNINRPFVLQSDPSTRNAFLMLLMRKGRTLIVNSTNIDALHVYESLSRHSPQELSFVNSLSRKYSSHVITNAIMVIEGEINIDDFDFIVLNEIQFLSSLSYDLFSKLISKISKKEVIITSLYKFETNLPLYIEEKKLNFGLEDRRESDKTVKHDSEAIAFLFSNFSYVTKFYEKLIKNGFYYKDLVFYSPILEPFQKRAISTLVKKRRIKKIVCSTNSDGLPSMLQNGVEIRLYDFPLTIKELIDAVSGDSYSILQLFYNKEDAQRRLRHLRNIFPDEKTVKEVLQVIESKNIIDEETIRKLSEERKIPLKVLKSIIKDFKEKRPILRLKEREVEIPYFEKYTMRLLNTPVKDIYKMIEERDMYDVFLQL, encoded by the coding sequence GTGAAATGGGAACTAAAACAAATTAATAAGGAGTTGGTAGAAAAGTTTTCAAAGGAACTCAATGTTCCTTTTTTAACTGCTCAGTTATTAATTAATAGAGGTTTTACAGATTTAAATAGTGCTAATAGATTTATTTATCCGAAGCGTGACCACCTTCGCTCGCCATTTTTATTAAAAGATATGGATAAAGCAGTAAATTATTTACTTATGGCTAGGGATAAAAAATATCCCGTGTTTGTTTATGGTGATTATGATGTAGATGGTATAACTGGTGCAGCAACATTAGTTAGCTTTTTACGAAAATTTGGTTGGAATGTAGATTATTACATTCCTAATAGGTTAGATGAAGGATATGGAATTCAACCGAATATGATTGAAGAGTATGCAAAGAAAGGTTATAAAGTTTTATTGAGTGTTGACTGTGGAATCACGAGTTTTGAAGCAGTCGAGAGAGCTAGAGAATTAGGAATGATCGTAATTATTACTGATCATCACTCCGTCAAAGAGAAGATACCAAATGCACATGCTGTTGTTGATCCTAAGAGACACGATGATCCATATCCTTTTAAAGATTTTGCTGGCGTAGGAGTGGCATATAAATTAATCAATGCAATTGCTGAGAAATTAGATATACCAAGGGAAGAAACAGATGCTTTACTAGATTTAGTAGCACTGGGAACAATAGCTGATATGGTAGATCTAGTTGATGAGAATAGATATATAGTAAAAGAAGGTTTAAAAAAGTTGAATGATACAAAAAGAGTGGGACTTGTTCAATTGATGAAAAAATTGAATATCACCAATATTTCTAGTCAAGATATTGGATATAGGGTTGCGCCGAAATTAAATGCTGCTGGAAGGCTCTACTCTGCTGAAGATGCTTTCAAATTGATAATGACGGAAAGTATTTCTTCAGCAGAACAACTTGCGGAAATTTTGATGGGATATAATTTCACCCGCCAAGAGATTGAAAATAAAATATTTGAAGAAGCTATTGAAAAGATTGAAACATCAAATCTGAAAGACCTTCCACTTCTAGTAGTTTATAGTAAAAATTGGCATGCGGGAGTTTTAGGTATTGTTGCTACGAAGTTAGTTCAAAGATACAACAAACCTTCATTAGTTATTACAATTGAAGATGGAGTAGGAAGGGGCTCAGGTAGAAGTGTAGATGGGGTTAATATTTTGGAGGTATTAAGTGAATTTTCGGAGTTTTTTGAGGAATTTGGTGGACATCCGATGGCTGTTGGTTTTAGTATAGCTGAAAGCAAGATAGAAGACTTTATAGATGCAATTTCCAATCGATTTAATGAAACATTTTTCAAATCGGATACAAAAATAGAAATAGATGCAATTTTAGGAATAGATGAAATCGACGAAGAAATATTAAATGCTTTGAGTTTTCTCGAACCATATGGACATGGAAACCCGGAACCGGTGTTTATGATAAAGAATTCTGTAGTTGACAAAATAAGGTTTTTTGGAAGTAGTGGAACAAATGTAAGAATGAGCCTGAGAGGTAAAAATCGGATAATTGAGGGAATTGGTTTTGGACTTAGAAAAAGCTACAACGAAATCCCAGCAATTCAAACATTTTTAACATCTCTAGATGTTGCTGCAAATATTAGGCAAAATGGTGTTGGGCCAATATTGAATGTTATTGATTTTAAAGTTTCTTCTTCATCAGATGAAGAATATAAAGATAAGTATTTTATATATTCTTTTACAAATAACTGGAAGAATCAGCATTCAAGTGATTTTGAACATTATTCAACTTCCGATGAACTTGCCCAAAGGTATGAGAAAATCGAAAAGTATCTTAATATTAATAGACCTTTTGTCTTACAATCTGATCCTTCAACCAGGAATGCGTTTTTAATGCTTTTAATGCGGAAAGGGCGAACACTTATAGTGAATTCCACAAATATAGATGCCCTTCACGTCTATGAAAGTTTGTCTAGGCATTCACCGCAGGAACTTTCATTTGTCAATTCATTAAGTAGAAAATATTCAAGTCATGTAATTACAAATGCAATAATGGTTATCGAAGGAGAAATCAATATTGATGATTTTGATTTCATTGTTTTGAATGAAATTCAATTTCTTTCTTCTCTTTCTTATGATCTATTTTCAAAGCTCATTTCAAAGATAAGTAAAAAAGAAGTTATTATAACTTCTTTGTATAAATTTGAAACAAATTTACCATTATACATCGAGGAAAAGAAATTAAATTTTGGTTTGGAAGATAGAAGAGAAAGTGATAAAACCGTCAAACATGATTCTGAAGCAATAGCATTCTTATTTTCTAATTTCTCGTACGTAACAAAATTTTATGAAAAACTAATTAAAAATGGATTTTATTACAAAGATTTGGTTTTTTACAGCCCTATCCTTGAACCTTTCCAAAAACGTGCAATAAGTACTCTTGTAAAAAAAAGAAGGATTAAAAAAATTGTATGTTCTACAAATTCTGATGGTTTACCTTCAATGCTCCAAAACGGTGTTGAAATAAGATTATATGATTTTCCTTTAACAATTAAAGAATTAATTGACGCCGTTTCTGGAGACTCATATTCAATTTTACAACTTTTTTACAACAAAGAGGATGCACAACGAAGATTGAGACATCTTAGAAACATATTCCCGGATGAGAAAACAGTGAAAGAAGTTTTGCAAGTGATTGAAAGTAAGAATATAATAGATGAAGAAACGATTAGGAAATTATCTGAAGAGCGAAAAATACCTTTGAAAGTTTTAAAATCGATAATAAAAGATTTTAAAGAAAAGAGACCAATTTTAAGACTTAAAGAACGAGAAGTTGAAATACCATATTTTGAAAAATATACAATGAGGCTATTAAATACACCTGTAAAAGATATTTATAAGATGATAGAGGAAAGGGATATGTACGATGTATTTTTACAATTGTAG